One window of the Parasphingopyxis algicola genome contains the following:
- a CDS encoding TerC family protein encodes MESLLAVFTDPGNIAALLTLIVLEVVLGIDNLIFISILSNKLPEEQRQKARRIGISLALILRLALLSMIAWIVQATQVVFDLGIAGTPGVHGEPTFETAFSWRDLILISGGLFLLWKATKEIHHAMDTEPSGTMLDKKGKATMTFTSVIIQILLLDMVFSVDSILTAVGMTDQLPIMIVAVLVAIAVMLIAADPLAEFIDRNPTVVMLALSFLLMIGFVLIADGFGVHIPKGYIYAAMAFAAGVETLNIMARRARQRRMGEADMAGEQTASH; translated from the coding sequence ATGGAAAGCCTGCTCGCCGTTTTTACGGATCCTGGCAATATCGCCGCGCTGCTCACCCTCATCGTGCTCGAAGTGGTGCTCGGGATCGACAATCTGATCTTCATCTCGATCCTCTCGAACAAACTGCCCGAGGAACAGCGGCAAAAGGCGCGGCGGATCGGCATTTCGCTGGCGCTGATATTGAGGCTGGCCCTGCTGTCGATGATCGCCTGGATCGTCCAGGCGACACAGGTCGTGTTCGATCTCGGTATCGCCGGCACGCCCGGCGTCCACGGCGAGCCGACCTTCGAAACCGCCTTTTCCTGGCGCGACCTGATCCTGATATCGGGCGGGCTGTTCCTGCTCTGGAAGGCGACCAAGGAAATCCATCACGCGATGGATACCGAACCGTCCGGTACCATGCTCGACAAGAAGGGCAAGGCGACGATGACCTTCACGTCGGTCATCATCCAGATCCTGCTGCTCGACATGGTATTTTCGGTGGATTCGATCCTCACGGCGGTCGGCATGACCGACCAGCTGCCGATCATGATCGTCGCGGTCCTCGTCGCCATCGCGGTCATGCTGATTGCGGCCGATCCGCTGGCCGAATTCATCGACCGCAATCCGACGGTCGTGATGCTCGCCCTCTCCTTCCTGCTGATGATCGGTTTCGTGCTCATCGCGGACGGGTTCGGCGTCCATATTCCGAAGGGCTATATCTACGCCGCGATGGCGTTCGCCGCCGGGGTCGAAACGCTCAACATCATGGCGCGGCGGGCGCGGCAGAGGCGCATGGGCGAGGCGGATATGGCAGGGGAGCAGACCGCCAGCCATTGA
- a CDS encoding cold-shock protein: MSFDRDRRGRRRDKRDSFGDENYQGYNEPSGFGGGRESGGFDNRGGGGGGYRGGGGDRMPAQIVGEGKGVVKFFNAQKGFGFIVRDDGGEDVFVHISAVEQAGLTGLAEGQPLSFNLVDRNGKVSASDLVIDGEPLPVPERDDRGPQRQLTGEKASGTVKFFNSMKGFGFIQRDDGQPDAFVHISAVERAGMPTLNEGDRLDFELEVDRRGKHAAVNLQPKHD, translated from the coding sequence ATGAGTTTCGACAGGGACCGGCGAGGACGCCGAAGGGATAAGCGCGACAGTTTCGGCGACGAAAACTACCAAGGCTATAACGAACCGAGCGGTTTCGGCGGAGGCCGGGAATCGGGCGGTTTTGACAATCGCGGCGGCGGCGGCGGTGGCTACCGTGGCGGCGGCGGCGACCGGATGCCGGCGCAGATCGTCGGCGAAGGCAAGGGCGTCGTCAAATTCTTCAACGCGCAAAAGGGCTTCGGCTTCATCGTTCGTGACGATGGCGGCGAAGACGTGTTCGTGCATATCAGCGCGGTCGAGCAGGCCGGCCTGACTGGCCTCGCCGAAGGCCAGCCGCTGAGTTTCAATCTCGTCGATCGCAACGGCAAGGTTTCTGCGAGCGATCTGGTAATCGACGGCGAACCGCTGCCGGTGCCCGAACGCGACGATCGCGGGCCGCAGCGCCAGCTGACCGGCGAGAAGGCGAGCGGGACGGTCAAATTCTTCAACAGCATGAAGGGTTTCGGCTTCATCCAGCGCGACGACGGCCAGCCCGATGCGTTCGTGCATATCAGCGCGGTCGAACGCGCGGGCATGCCGACGCTCAACGAAGGCGACCGGCTCGACTTCGAACTGGAGGTGGATCGGCGCGGCAAGCATGCCGCGGTCAATCTGCAGCCCAAGCACGACTAG
- a CDS encoding DUF4870 family protein — protein sequence MGDERGRGGKLEVDPPNTSEPPRHERETVRPKPGEPEAAAGQSETGAQRSAGRPAAASDTNKPVIIAILYLTSLVLGITGLVAFILALVWKSEPGEGWEASHYDYQIMTFLLWLGTTVLGIILIFTIIGALVGIPLLFLAVVWLLVRAIMSLIRALNREPMPNPGTWLA from the coding sequence ATGGGCGACGAACGCGGCCGGGGCGGCAAGCTGGAGGTCGATCCGCCCAATACATCCGAACCGCCGCGACATGAACGGGAAACGGTGCGTCCGAAGCCCGGGGAGCCCGAAGCGGCGGCCGGACAGTCCGAAACCGGCGCACAGCGGAGCGCCGGACGCCCAGCCGCGGCATCCGACACGAACAAACCGGTCATCATAGCCATTCTCTACCTGACGAGCCTCGTCCTGGGCATAACCGGGCTGGTAGCCTTCATATTGGCGCTGGTGTGGAAATCCGAACCGGGCGAAGGCTGGGAGGCCTCGCACTATGATTACCAGATCATGACCTTCCTGCTCTGGCTCGGAACGACGGTGCTCGGGATCATCCTGATATTCACGATTATCGGGGCGCTGGTGGGCATCCCGCTTCTGTTTTTGGCGGTCGTATGGCTGCTCGTCCGCGCCATCATGTCTCTCATTCGCGCATTGAACCGGGAACCGATGCCCAATCCCGGGACGTGGCTGGCGTAA
- a CDS encoding ribonuclease D, producing MTVYFHEEDLPADALGPGAIAVDTETMGLHTPRDRLCVVQLSDGGDNEHLVRFAPDSDYAAPNLKALLGDPERLKLYHFARFDLAAVEHYLGVTAAPVYCTKIASRLVRTYTDRHGLKELCRELLGAEISKQQQSSDWGAPDLSDAQKDYAASDVRFLHRLKEKLDERLEREGRMHLAQACFDFLPHRARLDLAGWPEVDIFAHV from the coding sequence ATGACCGTATATTTCCACGAAGAAGATCTGCCCGCCGATGCCCTGGGCCCCGGCGCGATCGCCGTCGACACCGAAACCATGGGGCTGCATACGCCGCGCGACCGGCTGTGCGTCGTCCAGCTGTCCGACGGAGGCGATAACGAGCATCTGGTGCGTTTCGCGCCCGACAGCGACTATGCGGCGCCCAATCTGAAGGCGCTGCTGGGCGATCCCGAACGGCTGAAACTCTATCATTTCGCCCGGTTCGATCTCGCCGCGGTCGAGCATTATCTCGGCGTCACGGCCGCGCCCGTCTATTGCACGAAGATCGCCTCGCGGCTCGTCCGGACGTATACCGATCGGCACGGTCTCAAGGAACTCTGCCGCGAACTGCTGGGGGCGGAGATTTCCAAGCAGCAACAATCCTCCGACTGGGGCGCGCCGGATCTCAGCGATGCGCAGAAGGATTATGCGGCATCCGATGTGCGGTTCCTGCACCGGCTGAAGGAAAAGCTGGACGAGCGGCTGGAGCGCGAGGGACGCATGCATCTCGCCCAGGCCTGTTTCGATTTCCTGCCACACCGCGCGCGCCTCGATCTCGCCGGCTGGCCGGAGGTCGACATTTTCGCCCATGTCTGA
- a CDS encoding LPS export ABC transporter periplasmic protein LptC: MSEAARKRLDRRQHWAAPGGRHDRIVKYLQIILPSAIGVLAAFLAMAPLQTNNELSFLLSRDNVEIAAERLRVEAARYSGADGAGRPFELNAASALQRSSSTPIVELEDLSAQLELEDGLAFIVANRGFYDLEEEIVTIDGPLEFRAADGYRLRTSNVLVQLDEREMRSAGEVDGQIPLGAFSADRMRVDLPTRTVFLEGDARLRIVQGAGR; this comes from the coding sequence ATGTCTGAGGCCGCCCGGAAAAGGCTGGACCGCCGGCAGCATTGGGCGGCGCCGGGCGGGCGGCACGACCGGATCGTCAAATATCTGCAGATCATCCTGCCCAGCGCGATCGGCGTCCTCGCCGCCTTTCTCGCCATGGCGCCCCTGCAGACCAACAATGAGCTGAGCTTCCTCCTGTCGCGCGACAATGTCGAAATCGCGGCCGAGCGGCTGCGCGTCGAAGCCGCGCGCTACAGCGGCGCCGACGGTGCGGGCCGCCCCTTCGAACTGAACGCTGCGTCCGCTCTTCAACGCAGTTCATCGACCCCGATCGTCGAGCTAGAGGACCTGTCGGCCCAGCTCGAGCTGGAAGACGGTCTCGCCTTCATCGTCGCCAATCGCGGGTTCTACGATCTCGAGGAGGAGATCGTCACCATCGACGGCCCGCTCGAGTTCCGGGCGGCCGACGGTTACCGGTTGCGGACGAGCAACGTGCTGGTGCAGCTCGACGAGCGCGAGATGCGCAGCGCCGGCGAGGTCGACGGCCAGATTCCGCTCGGCGCGTTCAGCGCGGACCGCATGCGGGTCGACCTGCCGACGCGCACGGTTTTTCTCGAAGGTGACGCACGCTTGCGCATCGTCCAAGGCGCGGGCAGATAG